One Mauremys reevesii isolate NIE-2019 linkage group 27, ASM1616193v1, whole genome shotgun sequence genomic region harbors:
- the SNX11 gene encoding sorting nexin-11 isoform X2, producing MWIIKSSSMEPPLTFPVLLRLVSQTNSKAFTAKTSCVRRRYREFVWLRKQLQKNAGLVPVPELPGKSTFFAGSTDEFIEKRRQGLQQFLEKVVQNVVLLSDSQLHLFLQSQLSVPEIEACVQGQSSLTVTDAILHYAMSNCGWVQEEDTRPALVAGAELYGSCAGLGSPPVRSCLKPPSRWSDFGMEDSHSDSLDSPTEQPETE from the exons ATGTGGATTATAAAATCTTCCTCCAT GGAGCCACCTCTGACCTTTCCCGTCCTCCTGCGTCTCGTTTCACAGACCAACAGCAAGGCCTTTACCGCCAAGACCTCGTGCGTGCGCAGAAGGTACCGCGAGTTCGTGTGGCTGAGGAAGCAGCTCCAGAAAAACGCTGGCTTAGT gccTGTCCCGGAGCTGCCGGGGAAATCCACCTTCTTTGCAGGCAGCACCGATGAGTTCATTGAGAAACGGAGACAGGGGCTCCAGCAGTTCCTGGAGAA GGTTGTGCAGAACGTGGTCCTCCTGTCGGACAGCCAGTTGCATCTCttcctgcagagccagctgtCGGTGCCCGAGATCGAGGCGTGCGTGCAGGGCCAGAGCTCCCTGACTGTCACGGACGCCATCCTCCACTACGCCATGTCGAACTGCGGCTGGGTGCAGGAAGAAGACACCCGCCCTGCGCTCGTGGCGGGGGCAGAACTCTACGGCAG CTGCGCTGGTCTCGGAAGCCCCCCTGTTCGGAGCTGCCTGAAACCCCCTTCGCGCTGGAGCGACTTCGGCATGGAAGACAGCCACTCGGATAGCCTGGATTCTCCTACGGAGCAGCCGGAGACGGAGTAA
- the SNX11 gene encoding sorting nexin-11 isoform X1, which produces MLETQEQEELTTVRVQDPRLQNEGSWNSYVDYKIFLHTNSKAFTAKTSCVRRRYREFVWLRKQLQKNAGLVPVPELPGKSTFFAGSTDEFIEKRRQGLQQFLEKVVQNVVLLSDSQLHLFLQSQLSVPEIEACVQGQSSLTVTDAILHYAMSNCGWVQEEDTRPALVAGAELYGSCAGLGSPPVRSCLKPPSRWSDFGMEDSHSDSLDSPTEQPETE; this is translated from the exons ATGTTGGAGACTCAGGAGCAAGAA GAGCTGACCACGGTGCGTGTTCAGGACCCTCGGCTCCAGAACGAAGGCTCCTGGAATTCCTATGTGGATTATAAAATCTTCCTCCAT ACCAACAGCAAGGCCTTTACCGCCAAGACCTCGTGCGTGCGCAGAAGGTACCGCGAGTTCGTGTGGCTGAGGAAGCAGCTCCAGAAAAACGCTGGCTTAGT gccTGTCCCGGAGCTGCCGGGGAAATCCACCTTCTTTGCAGGCAGCACCGATGAGTTCATTGAGAAACGGAGACAGGGGCTCCAGCAGTTCCTGGAGAA GGTTGTGCAGAACGTGGTCCTCCTGTCGGACAGCCAGTTGCATCTCttcctgcagagccagctgtCGGTGCCCGAGATCGAGGCGTGCGTGCAGGGCCAGAGCTCCCTGACTGTCACGGACGCCATCCTCCACTACGCCATGTCGAACTGCGGCTGGGTGCAGGAAGAAGACACCCGCCCTGCGCTCGTGGCGGGGGCAGAACTCTACGGCAG CTGCGCTGGTCTCGGAAGCCCCCCTGTTCGGAGCTGCCTGAAACCCCCTTCGCGCTGGAGCGACTTCGGCATGGAAGACAGCCACTCGGATAGCCTGGATTCTCCTACGGAGCAGCCGGAGACGGAGTAA
- the SNX11 gene encoding sorting nexin-11 isoform X3 codes for MLETQEQEELTTVRVQDPRLQNEGSWNSYVDYKIFLHTNSKAFTAKTSCVRRRYREFVWLRKQLQKNAGLVVVQNVVLLSDSQLHLFLQSQLSVPEIEACVQGQSSLTVTDAILHYAMSNCGWVQEEDTRPALVAGAELYGSCAGLGSPPVRSCLKPPSRWSDFGMEDSHSDSLDSPTEQPETE; via the exons ATGTTGGAGACTCAGGAGCAAGAA GAGCTGACCACGGTGCGTGTTCAGGACCCTCGGCTCCAGAACGAAGGCTCCTGGAATTCCTATGTGGATTATAAAATCTTCCTCCAT ACCAACAGCAAGGCCTTTACCGCCAAGACCTCGTGCGTGCGCAGAAGGTACCGCGAGTTCGTGTGGCTGAGGAAGCAGCTCCAGAAAAACGCTGGCTTAGT GGTTGTGCAGAACGTGGTCCTCCTGTCGGACAGCCAGTTGCATCTCttcctgcagagccagctgtCGGTGCCCGAGATCGAGGCGTGCGTGCAGGGCCAGAGCTCCCTGACTGTCACGGACGCCATCCTCCACTACGCCATGTCGAACTGCGGCTGGGTGCAGGAAGAAGACACCCGCCCTGCGCTCGTGGCGGGGGCAGAACTCTACGGCAG CTGCGCTGGTCTCGGAAGCCCCCCTGTTCGGAGCTGCCTGAAACCCCCTTCGCGCTGGAGCGACTTCGGCATGGAAGACAGCCACTCGGATAGCCTGGATTCTCCTACGGAGCAGCCGGAGACGGAGTAA